A section of the Solitalea canadensis DSM 3403 genome encodes:
- a CDS encoding SRPBCC family protein codes for MNTSEKTLITVKATVNAPVEKVWEFWTQPDHITKWNFASDDWQSPWAKADLHVGGKFSARMEAKDGSFGFDFGGTYDVLDTNKHIVYTIDDGRKVDIKFESQGNTTEVIETFEAESENPAELQQQGWQAIMNNFKKYAESK; via the coding sequence ATGAATACCTCAGAAAAAACATTGATCACTGTTAAAGCAACTGTAAACGCTCCTGTTGAAAAAGTTTGGGAATTTTGGACTCAACCTGATCACATTACAAAATGGAATTTTGCGTCAGACGACTGGCAGTCGCCATGGGCCAAAGCCGACTTACATGTAGGGGGTAAATTTTCGGCACGAATGGAAGCTAAAGACGGCAGTTTTGGTTTCGATTTCGGCGGAACTTATGATGTGCTAGATACGAATAAGCACATTGTTTATACCATTGATGATGGTCGGAAAGTTGACATTAAATTTGAAAGCCAAGGCAACACTACAGAAGTTATTGAAACATTTGAAGCGGAGTCGGAAAACCCAGCAGAATTGCAGCAGCAGGGCTGGCAGGCAATTATGAATAACTTCAAAAAATACGCAGAATCGAAGTAA